The genomic interval CGGCGCGCCCTCGCGCAGGCCGGCGGCGACGCGCCGCACGACCGTCGCCGCGCACAGCAACGCCAGCACGATCGCGAAACCGTCCACCGTCTTCGCCCCGACCCAGCCGCCGGCCAGCAGCAGCCCCAGCAGGCCGATAGCGAAGGCGCGATCGCTCTTGCCCATCGGGCCGTCGTAGCGCCGTGCGGCGCCGACCATCAGCCCCAGCACCCCGGCATACTCGGTCAATGCCGCCGCCAGCGCCAGCGCCCACAGCCAGCCCGCGCTCGCGCCGGGCACGCTGGCCAGGCTCAGGTACAGCGCCGCATCGGCGATCACGTCGCTCACTTCGTTGAGGTAGGCGCCGAGCCTGGACTGCTGGCCGAACTCGCGCGCCAGCATGCCGTCGACCGCGTTCAGGGCCATGCGCAGCAGCATCCACGCCGGCAGCAACGCATACCACAGCGGCTGCGCCGACCCGCGCCAGAACACCCAGGCGGCGACCAGCAGCGACACCGCGGCCGCGCCCACGGTGACCTGGTTGGCGGTCACCCCGAGCCGGTACAGGCCGCGCACCCCGGGCCGCAGCAGGTCCTGGAAGCGTCCTTTCAAGGCGTAGATCGAAACCATTGCGGGGTCCTGAGGGTCCATGCCGGGGCGGCGCAGCCTACAATATCGGCTCCCCGCTTCGATATGTGCCCTGCCCCCATGTCCTCCGATTTCCTGCCCGTGCGCCGGGCATTGCTGTCCGTTTCCGACAAGACCGGCCTGATCGACCTGGCCCGCGCGCTGGCCGCGCGCAACGTGGAACTGCTGTCCACCGGCGGCACCGCCAAGGCGATTCGCGAGGACGGGCTGGCGGTGAAGGACGTGTCCGAGCTGACCGGTTTCCCGGAAATGATGGACGGCCGGGTCAAGACCCTGCACCCGCTGGTGCATGGCGGCCTGCTCGGCCGCGCCGGCACCGACGACGCGGTGATGGCCGAACACGGCATCGCCCCGATCGACCTGCTGGTGCTGAACCTGTATCCGTTCGAGGCGGTCACCGCCAGGGCCGACTGCACGCTCGCCGAGGCGGTGGAGAACATCGACATCGGCGGCCCGGCGATGCTGCGCTCGGCGGCGAAGAACTTCGCGCGCGTGGCGGTGGCCACCGATCCGGCGCAGTACGCCGAGCTGCTCGCCGAACTGGAGGCTCACGACGGTCAGCTGTCGGCGGCCAAGCGCTTCGCGCTGTCGGTGGCCGCGTTCAACCGCGTGGCGCAGTACGATGCGGCGATCAGCAATTACCTGTCCACGGTGACCGACCCGGCGAGCGAAGTGCCGGTGCGTGCCGCGTTCCCGGCGCAGGCCAACGGCACCTTCGTCAAGGTGATGGACCTGCGCTACGGCGAGAACCCGCACCAGCACGCCGCGTTCTACCGCGACCTGTGCCCGGCGCCGGGCTCGCTGGCCACGTTCCAGCAGCTGCAGGGCAAGGAACTGAGCTACAACAACATCGCCGACAGCGACGCGGCCTGGGAATGCGTGCGCCAGTTCGACGCGCCGGCCTGCGTCATCGTCAAGCACGCCAATCCCTGCGGCGTGGCGGTGGGCGCGGCCTGCGGCGATGCCTACGAACTCGCCTACGCGACCGACCCGACCAGCGCCTTCGGCGGCATCCTGGCCTTCAACCGCCCGCTGGATGCGGCCACCGCCAAGGTCATCCTCGACCGCCAGTTCGTCGAGGTGCTGATCGCACCGGACTACGAGGAAGGCGCGCTGGAGTACGCGAAGAAGAAGGCCAACGTGCGCGTACTGCGCATTCCATTGGCGCCGGTGTCCGGCGGCTTCGTCGACACCAAGCGCGTCGGCTCGGGCCTGTTGATGCAGAGCGCCGACGACCGCGTGGTGAGCCGCGACGAGCTGAAGGTCGTCACCCGGCTGGCGCCGACCGACGCGCAGTTCGCCGACCTGCTGTTCGCGTGGAAGGTGGCCAAGTACGTCAAGTCCAACGCCATCGTCTACGCCAAGGACCAGCGCACCGTCGGCGTCGGCGCCGGGCAGATGAGCCGGGTGTATTCGGCGCGCATCGCCGGCATCAAGGCGGCCGACGCGGAGCTGGTGGTGCAGGGCTCGGTGATGGCCTCCGATGCGTTCTTCCCGTTCCGCGACGGCATCGACGCCGCGGCAGCGGCCGGCATCAAGGCGGTGATCCAGCCCGGCGGCTCGATGCGCGACAGCGAGGTGATCGGTGCCGCCGACGAACACGGCATCGCGATGGTGTTCACCGGCGTGCGCCACTTCCGCCATTGAGCGACCAGGAATCCGAACGATGAAACCCACCTCGTTGCGCCACGGCCTGCCGCTGCTGCTCGCGCTCGGCATGGCCGCCTGCAAACCGACCGCCACGCCAACGCCGGCCGCGCCGGCGGCCGCAGCGGCACCGGCCGCAGCGCCCGCATCCACGCCGCACGTGCCGCGTACCGAACGCCTGCAGGCGTTCCTGCAGACGCGCTACGGCAAGCAGGCGCGCCTGTCGGAGAGCTGGTCCGGCCAGATCGACGGCAACGCGGTGGAGAGCGAGGTCTGCGCCGAACAGCCGGTGGTGGTCGGCGACCAGATCCAGGAACTGCTGGCGGTCTGCCACCGGCTCAGCGATGGCGGCCATGCCAATCCGGGACTGATCGATTTCCTGGTCCTGCGCGACGCCGGCCAGGGCCTGGCGGTGGTGGCCGAGAAGCTCGCCGACAGCTTCGGCAGCAACGGCGACCCGGGAGAGGTGGACATCCTGCGCCTGGGCAGCGATTTCTACGGCTTCGTGGTCTACAGCAACTGGATCGGGCAAGGCACCGTGCTGGAATCGCAGGATCTGGTGCTGCCCGGACCCAAGGGCCTGGTCAACGCCGGTTCGGTGCGCGAGCACATCGACAACCACGGCGCGCTGGATTGCAGCGACGAAGGCCGCGATCCGCAGCAGACCGCCGAACAATGCCAAGCGCAGCTGTTCGACGTGGACTTCAAACTCGACGTGGACGACAGCGATCGCGCCGCGCGGGTGTGGCCGGTGACCATCGAGGAACGCGGCATCTCCTGCGGCAAGAAGCTCGGCACCACCCGGGTGTTCGCGTTCGACGCGACCCGCTGGGCCTATCCGTTCCCCGATTCGATGCAGCGCGAAGCCTGCGAATAGTCCTTCCTTCGACCTCACGAGACACGCCTTGAAAATCCTCGTCATCGGCGCCGGCGGCCGCGAACACGCCCTGTCCTGGAAACTGGCCCAATCCCCGCGCGTCAGCGAAGTGCTGGTCGCCCCGGGCAATGCCGGCACCGCCACCGAAGCCAAATGCCGCAACGTGGCGATCAAGGTTGACGACCTCGACGGCCTGCTCAATCTGGCCCAGGACGAGGCGGTGGCGCTGACCGTGGTCGGACCGGAGGTGCCGCTGGTGCTGGGCGTGGTCGATCGTTTCCGCGCCGCCGGCCTGCGCATCTTCGGACCCAGCGCCAGGGCCGCGCAGCTGGAAGGCAGCAAGGCCTTCGCCAAGGACTTCCTCGCCCGCCATGGCATCCCGACCGCGTTCTACGAAGTGCATACCGAGGTCGATGCGGCACTGGCCTACGTGCGCGCCAAAGGCGCGCCGATCGTGGTCAAGGCCGACGGCCTGGCCGCGGGCAAGGGCGTGATCGTGGCGATGACCCTCGAAGACGCCGAGGCCGCGGTGCGCGACATGCTCTCCGGCAACGCCTTCGGCGATGCCGGCGCGCGCGTGGTGATCGAGGAATTCCTCGACGGCGAGGAGGCTAGCTTCATTTCCATGGTCGATGGCGCCACCGCGCTGCCGATGGCCACCAGCCAGGACCACAAGCGCGTCGGCGACGGCGACAGCGGCCCCAACACCGGCGGCATGGGCGCGTATTCGCCGGCGCCGGTGGTCACGCCCGAGGTGCACGCGCGGGTGATGCGCGAGGTGGTGGAGCCGACCGTGCAGGGCATGATCGCCGACGGCGTACCGTTCACCGGTTTCCTCTACGCCGGGCTGATGATCGACGCCAGCGGCGCGCCGAAGGTGATCGAGTTCAACGTGCGCTTCGGCGATCCGGAAACCCAGCCGGTGATGCTGCGCCTGCAGTCGGATCTGCTGGAGCTGATCGAGGCGGCGATCGACGGGCAACTGCACGCGACCCAGGCGCAGTGGGATCCGCGCCCGTCGCTGGGGGTGGTGCTGGCGGCGGCGCCGTATCCGGAAACGCCGGTCACCGGCGAGGTGATTTCCGGCCTGGAGCAGGTGCCGGCCGGCGCCAAGGTGTTCCATGCCGGCACCGCGCTGGACGGCCGGGGCCGCGTGCTCAGCGCCGGCGGCCGCGTGCTGTGCGTGGCCGCGCTGGGCGACAGCGTGTCGGACGCGCAGCGCAACGCCTATGCCGGCGTGGCGCCGATTCGCTGGCCCAGCGAATTCCATCGCAGCGACATCGGCTGGCGCGCGATCGCACGCGAACGCGGCGCGTAGCGCGCACGCAGCCCCTTGTAGGAGCGGCCTCAGCCGCGACAGATCGTATGGGCAGCGACGGATAGGGTCTGTCGCGGCTGAAGCCGCTCCTACAGCTGACACCATCGGCATTCGAGGACATTCCATGGCACTGGATCCCGACCTCCGCAAGCAGTTCCGCGCGCTCGCCGCGCAGACCGACGGCATCGACACCAAGGTCTACGCGGACTACGCCAAGGACCCGCTCGAGCCGATCATCGGACTCGGCCGCAAGACCGCACGGCTGTGCTTCTTCGGCCGCGATCCGGGCCGTAGCGAAGTCGAACACGGCGAACCCTTCGTCGGCAGCGGCGGGCAACTGGTGCGCAAGGCGCTGTACCGGCACCTGCACGACGACGCACCGATGCCGGATTTCGCGGCCTCGCTCAAGGTCGGCCGCGGCTTCTTCTGGATCAATACCGTGCCGTACAAGCCGATCGGCAACAAGGCCTGGTCGATGCAGACGAAGCGGCGTTTCCATCCGCTGATGCGGCGCCTGCTGATCGAACAATGGCGCGGCCATGAGATCGTCACCCTTGGCCGCGAAGCCTTCCTGTGGTTCGGCATCGACCAGCCCAAGGACGTGCGCGCGCGACTGGACGCGTTCTGGGCCAGCGAAGCGCGCTTCAGCGCGCACACCGAAGTCCGCCTGCAGACCGAGACCGGCGCGGCGCGGCGCTTCACGCTGTATCCGCTGCCGCATCCCTCGCCGCTCAACCAGACCTGGTTCAAGCGTTTCCCGGCGCTGCTCGCCGCGCGCTTGCAGCAACTGTCGGTGTGAGCGTCTGCACTACCCGCAGCGGCTAGGTAACGCTCCGTTGACCTGAGCGTCGCAAAAGAGAACAATTCGCATCAGCCAGCGCATGGCTCCGCGTCGACGGAGCCAAGTTTCCCGCCTCCGGGACATCCAGC from Xanthomonas sp. DAR 34887 carries:
- a CDS encoding CDP-alcohol phosphatidyltransferase family protein; translation: MVSIYALKGRFQDLLRPGVRGLYRLGVTANQVTVGAAAVSLLVAAWVFWRGSAQPLWYALLPAWMLLRMALNAVDGMLAREFGQQSRLGAYLNEVSDVIADAALYLSLASVPGASAGWLWALALAAALTEYAGVLGLMVGAARRYDGPMGKSDRAFAIGLLGLLLAGGWVGAKTVDGFAIVLALLCAATVVRRVAAGLREGAPR
- the purH gene encoding bifunctional phosphoribosylaminoimidazolecarboxamide formyltransferase/IMP cyclohydrolase, whose product is MSSDFLPVRRALLSVSDKTGLIDLARALAARNVELLSTGGTAKAIREDGLAVKDVSELTGFPEMMDGRVKTLHPLVHGGLLGRAGTDDAVMAEHGIAPIDLLVLNLYPFEAVTARADCTLAEAVENIDIGGPAMLRSAAKNFARVAVATDPAQYAELLAELEAHDGQLSAAKRFALSVAAFNRVAQYDAAISNYLSTVTDPASEVPVRAAFPAQANGTFVKVMDLRYGENPHQHAAFYRDLCPAPGSLATFQQLQGKELSYNNIADSDAAWECVRQFDAPACVIVKHANPCGVAVGAACGDAYELAYATDPTSAFGGILAFNRPLDAATAKVILDRQFVEVLIAPDYEEGALEYAKKKANVRVLRIPLAPVSGGFVDTKRVGSGLLMQSADDRVVSRDELKVVTRLAPTDAQFADLLFAWKVAKYVKSNAIVYAKDQRTVGVGAGQMSRVYSARIAGIKAADAELVVQGSVMASDAFFPFRDGIDAAAAAGIKAVIQPGGSMRDSEVIGAADEHGIAMVFTGVRHFRH
- the purD gene encoding phosphoribosylamine--glycine ligase, whose protein sequence is MKILVIGAGGREHALSWKLAQSPRVSEVLVAPGNAGTATEAKCRNVAIKVDDLDGLLNLAQDEAVALTVVGPEVPLVLGVVDRFRAAGLRIFGPSARAAQLEGSKAFAKDFLARHGIPTAFYEVHTEVDAALAYVRAKGAPIVVKADGLAAGKGVIVAMTLEDAEAAVRDMLSGNAFGDAGARVVIEEFLDGEEASFISMVDGATALPMATSQDHKRVGDGDSGPNTGGMGAYSPAPVVTPEVHARVMREVVEPTVQGMIADGVPFTGFLYAGLMIDASGAPKVIEFNVRFGDPETQPVMLRLQSDLLELIEAAIDGQLHATQAQWDPRPSLGVVLAAAPYPETPVTGEVISGLEQVPAGAKVFHAGTALDGRGRVLSAGGRVLCVAALGDSVSDAQRNAYAGVAPIRWPSEFHRSDIGWRAIARERGA
- a CDS encoding uracil-DNA glycosylase family protein; this encodes MALDPDLRKQFRALAAQTDGIDTKVYADYAKDPLEPIIGLGRKTARLCFFGRDPGRSEVEHGEPFVGSGGQLVRKALYRHLHDDAPMPDFAASLKVGRGFFWINTVPYKPIGNKAWSMQTKRRFHPLMRRLLIEQWRGHEIVTLGREAFLWFGIDQPKDVRARLDAFWASEARFSAHTEVRLQTETGAARRFTLYPLPHPSPLNQTWFKRFPALLAARLQQLSV